One genomic segment of Myotis daubentonii chromosome 14, mMyoDau2.1, whole genome shotgun sequence includes these proteins:
- the HIGD1A gene encoding HIG1 domain family member 1A, mitochondrial isoform X1 has product MRAIVMEGSIMHRKRPEVKEDSSISMSSNTDVSLSSYDEGQGSKFIRKAKEAPFVPIGMAGFAAIVAYGLYKLKNRGNTKMSVHLIHMRVAAQGFVVGAMTLGMGYSMYKEFWAKPKP; this is encoded by the exons ATGAGGGCTATTGTTATGGAAGGGAGTATAATGCACAGGAAACGCCCAGAAGTGAAG GAAGATTCTTCAATCAGTATGTCATCcaacacagatgtttctctttcttcatatGATGAAGGTCAGGGATCTAAATTTATCCGAAAAGCTAAAGAGGCACCATTTGTCCCTATTG GAATGGCGGGGTTTGCAGCAATCGTTGCATATGGATTATATAAATTGAAGAACAGGGGAAATACTAAAATGTCCGTTCACCTGATCCACATGCGTGTGGCAGCCCAAGGTTTTGTTGTGGGAGCAATGACTCTTG gtaTGGGCTATTCCATGTATAAGGAATTCTGGGCAAAACCTAAACCATAG
- the HIGD1A gene encoding HIG1 domain family member 1A, mitochondrial isoform X2 has translation MSSNTDVSLSSYDEGQGSKFIRKAKEAPFVPIGMAGFAAIVAYGLYKLKNRGNTKMSVHLIHMRVAAQGFVVGAMTLGMGYSMYKEFWAKPKP, from the exons ATGTCATCcaacacagatgtttctctttcttcatatGATGAAGGTCAGGGATCTAAATTTATCCGAAAAGCTAAAGAGGCACCATTTGTCCCTATTG GAATGGCGGGGTTTGCAGCAATCGTTGCATATGGATTATATAAATTGAAGAACAGGGGAAATACTAAAATGTCCGTTCACCTGATCCACATGCGTGTGGCAGCCCAAGGTTTTGTTGTGGGAGCAATGACTCTTG gtaTGGGCTATTCCATGTATAAGGAATTCTGGGCAAAACCTAAACCATAG